In one Xiphophorus couchianus chromosome 17, X_couchianus-1.0, whole genome shotgun sequence genomic region, the following are encoded:
- the ano6 gene encoding anoctamin-6: MDDNILEMDSDNEDFDDSKLGMIHEEVVYPEEFLPTYYAIKAEVPANKTNLVDYNNQPDSLFFNDGVRSVDFILVYEDEETKPFDKKYTFKRRKKRREYFESCLMQMGLELEATQSVHKDNLVYVKVHVPWEVQCTYAEVLHIKIPIAVNEHTVQYSIGNLFDCITKHFKPNEKLIKKEADCYTAPYQKERHECFLKMNKEKYFTPSMRSRMANFILCRAPYEIRGNVKKFGITKLLRSGVYKAAYPLHDCRFNVKSTVESCPNERYLLYKEWAHPKNFYKTQPLDLIRKYYGEKIGIYFAWLGFYTKMLAFASVVGLACFFYGYHIQEKSTWSKEVCDPDIGGKIVMCPQCDLCNYWILNSTCDTSKTLTIFDHFGTLVFAVFMAVWVTVFLEFWKRYQSQLEFEWDTVEFLEQQEPSRPEYDAECVHDRINSVTGVKEKVPFTFYGRCFRLSIGIGTVLFWIMLIVASIVAIIIYRLAVFFSLSIKLKNPGNFTTLEPLKEYVTPQMATSVTAGLINFVVIMILNTLYERVAIWITDYEIPRTRTDYENSLTLKMFLFQFVNYYSSCFYIAFVKGKIVGHPGQPVYILGKYRNEECDPGGCLIELTTQLAIIMGGKAIWNNIQEVLLPWLKNLIFRYCTRASDKKVEPPRWEQDFELQPFTKLGLFYEYLEMVIQFGFVTLFVASFPLAPFLALVNNVIEIRVDAWKMTTQFQRILPEKAQDIGAWQPILQSIAILAVATNAMLIAFTSDIIPRMVYYWSFSVEEGYGNHTMSGFINSSLSYFNTSNFSPATVTDAVERPRDITICRYRDFRFPPGHPRQYQYNMHYWHVIAAKMAFIIVVEHVAYLTKFILASVIPDVSYTTREQLKREKYLTQVILHEVNLNLVSKRLKPAVHDMSSHMARNIDNELELSEY, translated from the exons ATGGACGACAATATACTCGAGATGGACTCGGACAACGAGGACTTCGATGATTCGAAACTGGGCATGATACATGAGGAAGTTG TGTACCCTGAGGAGTTTTTACCCACTTATTACGCTATTAAAGCAGAAGTGccagcaaacaaaacaaatctg GTTGACTACAACAACCAGCCGGACTCATTGTTCTTCAACGACGGTGTGAGGAGTGTGGACTTCATCCTGGTGTACGAAGATGAGGAGACGAAACCGTTTGACAAGAAGTACACATTCAAAAGACGCAAG AAACGGCGAGAGTACTTCGAGAGCTGCCTGATGCAGATGGGCCTGGAGCTGGAAGCAACGCAATCT GTCCACAAAGACAACCTCGTATATGTGAAAGTTCACGTGCCGTGGGAGGTACAGTGCACCTACGCCGAAGTCCTGCACATCAAGATTCCCATAGCGGTCAACGAACACACCGTCCAGTACTCCATCGGGAACCTTTTCGACTGTATCACCAAGCACTTCAAACCCAACGAGAAACTGATAAAAAAGGAAGCAGACTGCTACACCGCACCCTATCAGAAGGAACGTCATGAGTGCTTCCTAAAGATGAACAAGGAAAAGTACTTCACCCCATCCATGAGGAGCAGAATG GCAAACTTCATCCTGTGCAGAGCTCCTTATGAAATCAGAGGGAATGTAAAAAAGTTTGGTATCACCAAACTGCTGCGTAGTGGAGTTTACAAAGCTGCCTACCCACTACATGAT tgcagatTCAATGTCAAGTCCACAGTGGAAAGCTGTCCCAACGAGAGATATCTGCTCTATAAGGAGTGGGCTCATCCCAAGAACTTCTACAAGACACAACCACTGGACCTCATAAG AAAGTACTATGGGGAGAAGATCGGCATTTACTTCGCCTGGCTGGGTTTCTACACCAAGATGCTGGCTTTTGCTTCTGTGGTGGGACTGGCCTGTTTCTTCTATGGATACCACATTCAAGAAAAGAGCACATGGAG CAAAGAGGTGTGCGACCCTGACATTGGAGGAAAGATTGTAATGTGCCCTCAGTGTGACCTCTGCAACTATTGGATCTTAAACAGCACCTGTGACACTTCAAAG acCCTTActatatttgatcattttggaACGCTGGTGTTTGCTGTTTTCATGGCAGTGTGGG TCACAGTGTTCCTGGAGTTCTGGAAGCGCTACCAGTCGCAGTTGGAGTTCGAATGGGACACAGTGGAGTTCCTGGAGCAGCAAGAACCATCTCGCCCCGAATACGATGCCGAGTGTGTTCATGACAGGATCAATTCTGTCacaggg GTGAAAGAGAAGGTGCCATTTACATTCTATGGACGATGTTTTCGACTCTCAATAGGAATTGGGACAGTCCTGTTCTGG ATCATGCTGATCGTGGCGTCCATCGTGGCCATCATTATCTACCGActagctgttttcttttctctgtcaatcaaactgaaaaaccCAGGCAATTTTACTACTCTGGAGCCCCTAAAAGAGTACGTAACGCCGCAGATGGCCACCTCCGTCACAGCCGGCCTCATTAACTTCGTCGTGATCATGATCCTCAACACTCTTTATGAGCGGGTTGCAATCTGGATCACGGATTATG AGATTCCTCGGACCAGAACGGACTACGAGAACAGCTTGACGCTGAAGATGTTCCTCTTCCAGTTTGTCAACTATTACTCCTCATGCTTCTACATTGCTTTTGTAAAAGGAAAGATAGTCGGCCACCCCGGTCAACCTGTTTATATCCTGGGAAAATATCGGAACGAGGAG TGTGATCCCGGTGGCTGTCTGATTGAGCTGACCACTCAGCTCGCCATCATCATGGGAGGGAAAGCAATCTGGAACAACATCCAGGAGGTCTTGCTACC GTGGCTTAAGAATCTGATCTTCCGCTACTGCACCCGGGCGTCCGATAAGAAGGTGGAGCCGCCTCGCTGGGAGCAAGACTTTGAGCTTCAGCCCTTCACAAAACTCGGGCTCTTCTATGAATATCTTGAGATGG TGATCCAGTTCGGCTTTGTGACGCTGTTCGTGGCCTCTTTCCCTCTGGCTCCGTTTCTGGCTCTGGTCAACAACGTTATCGAGATCCGAGTCGACGCTTGGAAAATGACAACTCAGTTTCAACGCATACTGCCTGAGAAAGCCCAGGACATTGGAGCTTGGCAGCCCATTCTTCAAAGCATCGCCATATTGGCAGTCGCAACAAAT GCCATGCTCATTGCGTTTACATCCGACATAATCCCACGGATGGTTTACTACTGGTCATTTTCTGTGGAGGAAGGTTACGGTAACCACACCATGAGCGGCTTCATCAACAGCTCCCTATCTTATTTCAACACCAGTAATTTCAGTCCGGCCACAGTAACAGATGCAGTCGAGCGACCTCGCGACATCACCATTTGCAG GTATCGAGACTTTCGGTTTCCTCCTGGACACCCCAGACAATATCAGTACAACATGCACTACTGGCATGTGATTGCTGCCAAAATGGCTTTTATAATTGTTGTAGAG CACGTTGCGTACCTCACCAAGTTCATCCTCGCCTCCGTAATCCCAGACGTCTCGTACACCACCAGAGAACAGCTCAAACGAGAGAAGTACCTGACCCAAGTAATCCTTCACGAGGTTAACCTGAACCTGGTGTCCAAACGCTTGAAACCGGCTGTACATGACATGTCAAGTCACATGGCAAGAAACATAGACAATGAACTCGAACTCTCAGAATACTGA